The Macaca fascicularis isolate 582-1 chromosome 1, T2T-MFA8v1.1 genome includes a window with the following:
- the CDCA8 gene encoding borealin produces the protein MAPRKGSSRVAKINSLRRRKLASFLKDFDREVEIRIKQIESDRQNLLKEVDNLYNIEILRLPKALRQMNWLDYFALGGNKQALEEAATADLDITEINKLTAEAIQTPLKSAKTRKVIQVDEMIVEEEEEEENEHKNPQTSRVKRCPPSKKRTQSIQGKGKRKRSSRANTVTPAVGRLEMSMVKPTPGLTPRFDSRVFKTPGLRTPAAGERIYNISGNGSPLADSKEIFLTVPVGGGESLRLLASDLQRHNIAQLDPEALGNIKKLSNRLAQICSSIRTHK, from the exons ATGGCTCCTAGGAAGGGCAGTAGTCGGGTGGCCAAGATCAACTCCTTACGGAGGCGGAAGCTCGCCTCCTTTCTGAAAGACTTCGACCGTGAAG TGGAAATACGAATCAAGCAAATTGAGTCAGACAGGCAGAACCTCCTCAAGGAGGTGGATAACCTCTACAACATCGAGATCCTGCGGCTCCCCAAGGCGCTGCGCCAGATGAACTGGCTTGACTACTTCG CCCTTGGAGGAAACAAACAGGCCCTGGAAGAGGCGGCAACA GCTGACCTGGATATCACTGAAATAAACAAACTAACAGCAGAAGCTATTCAGACACCCCTGAAATCTGCCAAAA CACGAAAGGTAATACAAGTAGATGAAATGAtagtggaagaggaagaagaagaagaaaatgaacataagAATCCTCAAACTTCAAGA GTCAAAAGGTGTCCTCCATCCAAGAAGAGAACTCAGTCCATACAAggaaaaggcaaaaggaaaag GTCAAGCCGTGCTAACACTGTTACCCCGGCCGTGGGCCGATTGGAGATGTCCATGGTCAAACCAACTCCAGGCCTGACACCCAGGTTTGACTCAAG GGTCTTCAAGACCCCTGGCCTGCGTACTCCAGCAGCAGGAGAGCGGATTTACAACATCTCAGGGAATGGCAGCCCTCTTGCTGACAGCAAAGAGATCTTCCTCACTGTGCCAGTGGGCGGCGGAGAG AGCCTTCGATTACTGGCCAGTGACTTGCAGAGGCACAATATTGCCCAGCTGGATCCAGAGGCCTTGGGAAACATTAAGAAGCTCTCC aATCGTCTCGCCCAAATCTGCAGCAGCATACGGACCCACAAATGA